In Sebastes fasciatus isolate fSebFas1 chromosome 15, fSebFas1.pri, whole genome shotgun sequence, a genomic segment contains:
- the LOC141783653 gene encoding pantothenate kinase 2, mitochondrial-like: MDIGGTLVKLVYFEPKDITAEEEQEEVENLKSIRRYLTSNTAYGKTGIRDVHLELQDLTLCGRTGNLHFIRFPTHDLPAFLQMGRNKHFSSLHTTLCATGGGAYKFESDFRTMADLQLHKLDELDCLIRGVLYIDSVVSRGPSECYYFENPTDPDRCVQKPYTLENPYPLLLVNIGSGVSILAVYSESNYKRVTGTSLGGGTFLGLCCLLTGCSTFEEALEMASEGESTRVDKLVRDIYGGDYERFGLPGFAVASRCVGGFQHEHSPSFNETGNQDS; the protein is encoded by the exons ATGGACATTGGAGGCACTCTGGTGAAGCTGGTGTACTTTGAGCCCAAAGACAtcacagcagaggaggagcaggaagaggtgGAGAACCTGAAGAGCATCCGGCGCTACCTCACCTCCAACACCGCCTATGGTAAAACGGGCATCAGGGACGTGCACCTGGAGCTGCAGGACCTGACGCTGTGCGGCAGGACGGGCAACCTGCACTTCATCCGCTTCCCCACGCATGACCTGCCGGCCTTCCTGCAGATGGGCCGCAACAAGCACTTCTCCAGCCTCCACACCACCCTCTGCGCCACAGGAGGGGGGGCATACAAGTTTGAGTCTGATTTCCGCACG ATGGCGGACCTGCAGCTTCACAAGCTGGATGAGCTGGACTGTTTGATTCGGGGGGTGTTGTACATCGACTCGGTGGTGTCCCGCGGACCCTCAGAGTGCTACTACTTTGAGAACCCCACTGATCCAGATCGCTGCGTCCAGAAGCCCTACACACTGGAGAACCCCTATCCTCTGCTGCTGGTCAACATAGGCTCTGGGGTCAGCATCCTGGCCGTCTACTCTGAGAGCAACTACAAACGAGTTACAGGGACCAG CCTCGGTGGTGGGACCTTCCTGGGCCTGTGTTGCCTGCTGACGGGCTGCTCTACTTTCGAGGAAGCTCTAGAAATGGCTTCTGAAGGGGAGAGCACCCGAGTGGACAAGCTGGTTCGGGACATCTATGGAGGAGACTATGAGAGGTTTGGGCTGCCGGGCTTTGCTGTAGCTTCAAGGTGCGTTGGTGGATTCCAGCATGAACACAGTCCCAGCTTTAATGAAACAGGGAACCAGGACAGTTAA